The Miscanthus floridulus cultivar M001 chromosome 17, ASM1932011v1, whole genome shotgun sequence genome has a window encoding:
- the LOC136514971 gene encoding LOW QUALITY PROTEIN: auxin response factor 15-like (The sequence of the model RefSeq protein was modified relative to this genomic sequence to represent the inferred CDS: deleted 3 bases in 3 codons), whose amino-acid sequence MAGIDLNDTVEEDEEEAEPGNACSQQSRTSSAATPPPPQPRPGAAVCLELWHACAGPVAPLPRKGSVVVYLPQGHLEHLGDAAGGGAPAPAALPPHVFCRVVDVTLHADASTDEVYAQLALLAENEDVARRLRGGSEDGSAGDGDDGETVKQRFSRMPHMFCKTLTASDTSTHGGFSVPRRAAEDCFPPLDHSQQRPSQELFAKDLYGTEWRFRHIYRGQPRRHLLTTGWSAFVNKKKLVSGDAVLFLRGDDGELRLGVRRAAQLKNGSAFPALYDQCSNLGSLANIAHAVATKSVFHIYYNPRLSQSEFIIPYSKFMKSFSQQFSAGLRFKMRYESDDASERRCTGIIAGIGDADPMWRGSKWKCLMVRWDDDVDFRRPNRISPWEIELTSSVSGSHMSAPNAKRLKPCLPPDYLVPNGSGCPDFAESAQFHKVLQGQELLGYRTHDNAAVATSQPCEARNMQHIDERSCSNNVSNSIPGVPRIGVRTPLGNPRFSYHCSGFGESPRFQKVLQGQEVFHPYRGTLVDASLINSGFHQQGGSHVPTQASKWHPQLHGCAFRGPQAPAIPSQSSSPPSVLMFQRDNPKLSPFEFAHCHLDKNEDRREMFGHAGGIGGTERTMMLQAHVSGGMGNRDVTIEKFHPTIAVGKDGSDNREVSKNSCKIFGISLTEKVPAIKEKDCGDTNYPSSFLSLKQQVPKSLGNSCATIHEQRPVVGRVIDVSTVDMMI is encoded by the exons ATGGCGGGGATCGACCTCAACGACaccgtggaggaggacgaggaggaggcggagcCCGGCAACGCCTGCTCCCAGCAGAGCCGGACCAGCTCCGCGGCCACGCCCCCGCCGCCCCAGCCGAGGCCGGGCGCCGCGGTGTGCCTCGAGCTGTGGCACGCCTGCGCGGGTCCCGTCGCGCCGCTGCCGCGGAAAGGGAGCGTCGTGGTGTACCTCCCTCAGGGACACCTCGAGCACCTCGGCGACGCCGCCGGCGGAGGCGCGCCGGCACCCGCCGCCCTGCCGCCCCACGTCTTCTGCCGCGTCGTCGACGTCACTCTCCAT GCGGACGCGTCCACGGACGAGGTGTACGCCCAGCTCGCCCTCCTCGCCGAGAACGAG GATGTCGCGAGGCGGCTGCGCGGAGGGTCCGAGGACGGGAGCGCCGGGGACGGCGACGACGGGGAGACCGTGAAGCAGCGGTTCTCGCGGATGCCGCACATGTTCTGCAAGACGCTCACGGCCTCCGATACCAGCACGCACGGCGGCTTCTCcgtgccgcgccgcgccgccgaggACTGCTTCCCGCCTCTG GACCACAGCCAGCAGCGGCCCTCGCAGGAGCTTTTCGCCAAGGATTTG TACGGAACAGAGTGGAGGTTCCGCCACATTTATCGAG GCCAGCCCCGCAGGCACCTTTTAACCACTGGATGGAGTGCATTTGTCAATAAGAAGAAGCTTGTCTCAGGGGACGCCGTACTATTTTTGAG GGGTGATGATGGGGAGCTAAGACTTGGAGTGCGCCGTGCAGCTCAGCTAAAAAATGGATCTGCTTTTCCAGCTCTTTATGATCAGTGTTCAAATCTTGGTTCACTAGCTAACATAGCACATGCTGTGGCCACAAAAAGTGTGTTCCACATCTACTACAACCCCAG ATTAAGCCAATCTGAATTCATTATACCATATTCGAAGTTTATGAAGAGCTTCAGTCAACAATTTTCTGCCGGTTTGAGGTTCAAAATGAGATATGAGAGTGATGATGCTTCTGAAAGAAG ATGCACAGGGATCATAGCAGGAATTGGTGATGCTGACCCCATGTGGCGTGGTTCGAAGTGGAAATGTTTGATG GTCCGATGGGATGATGATGTAGATTTTCGTCGACCGAACAGGATTTCTCCTTGGGAGATTGAGCTGACTAGTTCAGTTTCAGGATCCCATATGTCTGCACCAAATGCAAAGAGACTGAAACCATGTCTTCCCCCAGACTACCTAGTTCCAA ATGGAAGTGGTTGTCCTGATTTTGCGGAATCTGCCCAATTCCACAAGGTCTTGCAAGGTCAAGAATTATTGGGTTATAGAACTCATGATAATGCTGCTGTTGCAACTTCTCAGCCATGTGAAGCAAGGAACATGCAGCACATTGATGAGCGAAGTTGCTCCAATAATGTGAGTAACAGTATCCCAGGGGTTCCGAGAATTGGTGTCAGAACACCACTAGGAAACCCTAGGTTTTCCTACCATTGCTCAGGCTTTGGGGAGTCTCCAAGATTCCAAAAGGTCTTGCAAGGTCAAGAAGTATTTCATCCCTACAGAGGAACTCTAGTCGATGCAAGTTTGATAAATAGCGGCTTTCATCAGCAAGGTGGTTCTCATGTGCCTACTCAAGCGAGTAAGTGGCATCCACAGCTTCATGGATGTGCTTTTCGTGGGCCACAAGCACCA GCTATTCCATCTCAATCCTCATCTCCACCATCTGTCCTAATGTTTCAACGAGATAATCCAAAGTTGTCCCCGTTTGAATTTGCGCATTGTCACTTGGATAAGAATGAGGATAGACGTGAAATGTTTGGCCATGCTGGAGGTATTGGAGGAACTGAGCGAACGATGATGCTCCAGGCTCATGTTTCTGGAGGAATGGGAAATAGAGATGTGACCATCGAGAAATTTCACCCCACTATTGCTGTTGGAAAAGACGGATCAGATAACAGGGAAGTTAGTAAAAATAGTTGCAAAATATTTGGCATATCC TTGACTGAGAAGGTTCCAGCAATCAAAGAGAAGGACTGTGGTGATACCAACTATCCATCCTCCTTCCTGTCTTTGAAGCAACAAGTGCCGAAATCGCTGGGCAACAGTTGTGCCACT ATTCATGAGCAGAGGCCTGTTGTTGGTAGGGTGATTGATGTTTCAACAGTGGATATGATGATCTGA